The Vicia villosa cultivar HV-30 ecotype Madison, WI unplaced genomic scaffold, Vvil1.0 ctg.000905F_1_1, whole genome shotgun sequence genome has a segment encoding these proteins:
- the LOC131632096 gene encoding uncharacterized protein LOC131632096: MAEQRRGPERPGTGNVETEPETENAGVPWVQIMKQMQQQNQTMMQMMQGMQGQQPTAPDPTPQAAAGPDFHAFFRMDPLEFLGGLDPVIAHDWLYGMEMIFHAIQCTEEDKVIFAAQKMKGPAGRWWNTESTYFTNQGIPKDWQHFKTAFLEKYYPNSVCALKEREFQSFKQGNMSVSEYAEKFEDMAAYSRQAAYAPDELWKIDQFLMGLNADIVHSVSQREFTTYAECLRQCYVAENTLKRVQEEKEQNKPVRRDQGRTGQHLKTRNPPAMKK; this comes from the coding sequence ATGGCTGAACAACGCAGAGGTCCCGAAAGGCCCGGGACGGGGAATGTGGAGACTGAGCCTGAAACTGAGAATGCGGGTGTGCCTTGGGTGCAGATAATGAAACAGATGCAACAACAGAATCAGACGATGATGCAgatgatgcaaggcatgcaagGGCAACAACCAACCGCTCCTGATCCTACTCCTCAGGCTGCAGCAGGGCCTGATTTTCATGCCTTCTTTCGGATGGATCCGCTAGAGTTCTTGGGTGGACTGGATCCAGTTATTGCTCATGATTGGTTGTATGGCATGGAGATGATATTTCATGCCATTCAGTGCACAGAGGAAGATAAAGTGATCTTTGCTGCTCAGAAGATGAAGGGACCGGCAGGTAGATGGTGGAATACGGAGTCTACGTATTTCACTAACCAAGGGATTCCAAAGGATTGGCAACACTTTAAGACGGCATTCTTGGAGAAGTACTATCCCAACAGTGTGTGTGCCTTGAAGGAGCGTGAGTTTCAATCTTTCAAGCAAGGCAACATGTCGGTATCTgaatatgctgagaagtttgaggaCATGGCTGCCTATTCCAGACAAGCAGCTTATGCACCAGATGAGTTGTGGAAGATTGATCAGTTCCTCATGGGGCTGAATGCTGATATTGTACACAGTGTGTCTCAAAGGGAGTTCACCACCTATGCCGAGTGTTTGAGGCAATGTTATGTTGCTGAGAACACGTTGAAGAGGGTTCAGGAAGAGAAAGAGCAGAACAAGCCGGTTCGTAGGGATCAAGGGAGGACGGGACAACACTTGAAAACTCGCAACCCCCCAGCTATGAAGAAATAG